A DNA window from Phyllostomus discolor isolate MPI-MPIP mPhyDis1 chromosome X, mPhyDis1.pri.v3, whole genome shotgun sequence contains the following coding sequences:
- the PBDC1 gene encoding protein PBDC1 isoform X2, with product MEATSENEEPVSGEVVSVAHALSLPAESYGNDPDIEMAWAMRAMQHAEVYYKKWRPFCLKFDGVIEDFNYGTLLRLDCSQGYTEENTIFAPRIQFLAIEIARNREGHNKAVYASVQDKEEDEGASGGEPEKSDNGGEQEKEAQEGINKSGETPM from the exons ATGGAGGCGACTAGTGAAAATGAGGAGCCG GTGTCCGGGGAAGTGGTGTCAGTGGCACATGCTCTTTCTCTCCCAGCTGAGTCTTATGGCAACGAT CCTGATATTGAGATGGCATGGGCCATGAGAGCAATGCAGCACGCTGAAGTCTATTACAAA AAGTGGAGGCCATTCTGTTTGAAGTTTGATGGGGTTATAGAAGACTTTAACTATGGTACTTTGCTGCGACTGGATTGTTCACAAGGCTACACTGAGGAAAACACCATCTTTG CCCCCAGGATACAATTTTTGGCCATTGAAATTGCTCGGAACCGGGAAGGCCATAACAAAGCAGTTTACGCCAGTGTTCAGGACAAAGAAGAGGACGAAGGAGCCAGCGGAGGGGAACCAGAGAAAAGCGACAACGGaggagaacaagagaaagaggcCCAAGAAGGCATCAACAAAAGTGGTGAAACGCCTATGTAA
- the PBDC1 gene encoding protein PBDC1 isoform X1, which translates to MEATSENEEPVSGEVVSVAHALSLPAESYGNDPDIEMAWAMRAMQHAEVYYKLISSVDPQFLKLTKVDDQIYSEFRQNFEKLRVDVLDPEELKSVSAKEKWRPFCLKFDGVIEDFNYGTLLRLDCSQGYTEENTIFAPRIQFLAIEIARNREGHNKAVYASVQDKEEDEGASGGEPEKSDNGGEQEKEAQEGINKSGETPM; encoded by the exons ATGGAGGCGACTAGTGAAAATGAGGAGCCG GTGTCCGGGGAAGTGGTGTCAGTGGCACATGCTCTTTCTCTCCCAGCTGAGTCTTATGGCAACGAT CCTGATATTGAGATGGCATGGGCCATGAGAGCAATGCAGCACGCTGAAGTCTATTACAAA CTGATTTCATCAGTTGACCCGCAGTTCCTGAAACTCACCAAAGTGGATGACCAAATTTATTCTGAATTTCGGCAAAATTTTGAGAAACTCAGGGTAGATGTATTGGACCCAGAAGAACTCAAATCAGTATCAGCTAAAGAG AAGTGGAGGCCATTCTGTTTGAAGTTTGATGGGGTTATAGAAGACTTTAACTATGGTACTTTGCTGCGACTGGATTGTTCACAAGGCTACACTGAGGAAAACACCATCTTTG CCCCCAGGATACAATTTTTGGCCATTGAAATTGCTCGGAACCGGGAAGGCCATAACAAAGCAGTTTACGCCAGTGTTCAGGACAAAGAAGAGGACGAAGGAGCCAGCGGAGGGGAACCAGAGAAAAGCGACAACGGaggagaacaagagaaagaggcCCAAGAAGGCATCAACAAAAGTGGTGAAACGCCTATGTAA